The following are encoded together in the Pseudanabaena sp. FACHB-2040 genome:
- a CDS encoding DNA-3-methyladenine glycosylase I, translating to MTPPPSLSSELTRCGWVHADPIEVAYHDEEWGVPLHCDRKHFEFLVLDAFQAGLSWLTILRKRENFRHAFDQFDPEKIARYDLLKHESLLQDAGIIRNRLKIEATTRNAQAFLTVQEAFGSFDAYIWQFVEGQPVQNAWATLAEVPATSPISDAMSKDLKKRGFKFVGSTICYAYMQAAGLVNDHTQDCFRYSAVQHT from the coding sequence ATGACACCTCCCCCAAGCCTTTCCTCAGAACTCACACGGTGCGGTTGGGTTCACGCCGACCCCATTGAGGTGGCCTATCACGATGAGGAATGGGGGGTGCCGCTGCATTGCGATCGCAAGCACTTTGAGTTTTTAGTGTTAGATGCTTTTCAGGCCGGATTAAGCTGGCTCACGATATTGAGAAAGCGGGAAAACTTTCGCCACGCCTTTGACCAGTTTGACCCTGAAAAAATTGCCCGCTACGACCTGCTCAAGCATGAAAGTTTGCTGCAAGATGCCGGCATCATCCGCAACCGATTGAAGATTGAGGCTACCACCCGCAACGCCCAGGCATTTCTCACGGTGCAGGAAGCTTTCGGCAGCTTCGATGCCTATATCTGGCAGTTTGTTGAAGGTCAACCCGTTCAAAATGCTTGGGCCACCTTGGCCGAAGTCCCGGCAACCTCCCCCATTTCCGACGCTATGAGTAAAGACCTTAAAAAGCGAGGCTTCAAATTCGTCGGCTCGACCATTTGCTATGCCTACATGCAGGCTGCTGGCCTAGTCAACGACCATACCCAAGACTGCTTTCGCTATAGCGCTGTGCAACACACCTAA
- a CDS encoding hybrid sensor histidine kinase/response regulator: MRLSKAKPSLPKGTEPPQNIRPGAVSFSDRTLSLKWHLVLLIAGALLPVALFSVVIVHRLSSQEQEASERRALLAARNLAESVDREVTSTVGTLLALAESEQLDQGDLQSFYTEAQRVALTQPTWLSVLLSTPQGNQVVNSRQPFGTPLPPVREVVSLRRVVQNPRPTVGDLVLGHSGTWAFPVRVPVIRDGELRYVLTAAITPQSLAEVVRRQTAINEEWTRTVVDSQGVVVARTRDPERFIGQQGTPSFLKQINAASEGVYRDTTLEGVQVYVAFSRTRDFRWTAAVTVPVDTIEGPARRAMGLVIGTGLVLLFLSTAGAIALSWRISRAIASATAAAEALAKGQPPNLKPTSIAEVAQLGAALDYSASLLLQREQERDQHLALAEAARAEAETASRLKDEFLITVSHELRTPLNAILGWAALLQAGQLDEAKARRALETIERNAKTQAQLVNDLLDTSRIISGKLHLETQAVDLAAVVAIAIDSVRHSANAKAIELSFQNDTNPGPVLGDQNRLQQVVWNLLSNAIKFTPTGGRVEVELSGVNGPLSAEEDQKHFAQLTIKDTGIGIKPEFLPYVFDRFRQADGSTTRSFGGLGLGLAIVRHLIEIHGGTVRADSDGEGQGATFTLKLPLAPTYLEDGPLLRRSTLPIETGEAHALAGVRVLVVDDEPDACDFVAAVLQHQGATVQTCTSAAAAFSQVTAWQPNVILSDIGMPHQDGYAFIRQVRQWEGEAGGKIPAAALTALTRDEDALNAIASGFQIHIAKPVQPTKLIAVVTELLGLK; encoded by the coding sequence ATGAGATTGAGCAAAGCCAAGCCTTCTCTACCTAAGGGAACTGAGCCACCCCAAAACATCAGGCCAGGTGCAGTTTCTTTTAGCGATCGCACACTTTCCCTCAAGTGGCACTTGGTGCTGTTGATCGCAGGGGCTTTGCTGCCGGTGGCTCTGTTCTCGGTGGTGATTGTTCACCGGCTATCGAGTCAAGAGCAAGAGGCTAGCGAGCGGCGAGCGCTCTTGGCGGCTCGTAATCTGGCAGAGTCGGTTGATCGCGAAGTTACAAGCACCGTTGGAACACTTTTAGCGCTGGCCGAATCTGAGCAGCTAGACCAGGGCGATCTTCAGTCTTTTTACACCGAGGCGCAAAGAGTCGCGTTGACACAGCCAACCTGGCTCAGCGTGCTGCTTTCGACCCCTCAGGGAAATCAGGTTGTAAACTCCCGCCAACCCTTTGGAACTCCGCTGCCGCCTGTGCGTGAGGTAGTGAGTCTGAGGCGAGTTGTTCAAAACCCAAGGCCTACTGTCGGCGATCTGGTGCTAGGTCACTCTGGGACTTGGGCCTTCCCAGTTCGCGTTCCGGTGATTCGCGATGGCGAGCTACGCTATGTCTTGACTGCTGCCATTACCCCTCAATCGTTGGCTGAAGTCGTGAGAAGACAAACGGCGATAAACGAGGAGTGGACCCGCACCGTGGTCGATAGTCAGGGGGTTGTGGTCGCCCGCACTCGTGACCCGGAGCGTTTTATCGGGCAGCAGGGTACGCCGTCCTTTTTAAAGCAAATTAATGCTGCTTCAGAAGGGGTCTATCGCGATACCACTCTCGAAGGGGTACAGGTCTATGTAGCGTTTAGCCGCACCCGCGATTTCCGCTGGACAGCTGCCGTCACGGTGCCTGTCGACACAATCGAAGGTCCGGCCCGACGGGCTATGGGGCTAGTCATCGGAACGGGGCTGGTGCTGCTTTTTCTCAGCACAGCAGGAGCGATTGCCCTATCCTGGCGAATTTCTCGGGCAATTGCCTCTGCTACTGCTGCCGCAGAGGCCCTGGCTAAAGGCCAGCCTCCAAACCTGAAGCCAACCTCCATTGCAGAAGTTGCCCAGTTGGGAGCAGCCCTCGACTATTCTGCCAGCCTGCTGCTACAGCGGGAACAGGAGCGAGACCAGCACCTCGCCTTGGCCGAAGCTGCTCGCGCCGAGGCGGAAACGGCCAGTCGCTTAAAGGATGAGTTTCTGATCACGGTCTCCCATGAACTCAGAACGCCGCTAAACGCCATTTTGGGATGGGCCGCACTGCTGCAGGCCGGGCAACTCGATGAGGCCAAAGCCCGCCGCGCCCTCGAAACAATTGAGCGCAATGCCAAGACTCAAGCCCAGCTGGTTAACGATTTGCTCGACACATCGCGCATTATCAGCGGCAAGCTGCACCTAGAAACTCAAGCCGTAGATCTGGCTGCTGTAGTTGCGATCGCAATCGACTCCGTTCGCCACAGTGCCAACGCCAAAGCCATTGAGCTGAGCTTTCAGAACGACACCAACCCTGGGCCTGTTTTGGGGGACCAGAACCGGCTCCAGCAGGTTGTCTGGAACCTTCTCTCCAATGCCATCAAATTCACGCCAACGGGTGGGCGAGTTGAAGTGGAGCTATCGGGCGTCAACGGCCCCTTGTCAGCTGAGGAAGACCAAAAACACTTCGCTCAACTCACGATCAAAGACACAGGTATAGGTATCAAACCAGAATTTTTGCCCTATGTCTTTGATCGCTTTCGTCAGGCCGATGGCTCGACCACTAGATCCTTTGGAGGCTTGGGCCTAGGCCTGGCGATCGTGCGCCATCTCATCGAGATTCATGGCGGCACTGTGCGGGCCGACAGCGATGGCGAAGGCCAGGGGGCTACCTTCACCCTCAAACTTCCCCTTGCCCCGACTTACCTAGAGGATGGCCCCTTGCTTAGACGGTCAACACTCCCCATTGAGACAGGTGAGGCCCATGCACTCGCAGGCGTGCGGGTACTAGTCGTAGACGACGAGCCCGATGCCTGTGACTTTGTGGCAGCCGTGCTTCAGCACCAGGGCGCAACCGTACAAACCTGCACCTCAGCGGCAGCAGCTTTCAGCCAGGTCACGGCCTGGCAGCCCAACGTTATCCTCTCAGACATCGGTATGCCCCATCAGGATGGCTACGCCTTCATTCGTCAGGTCAGACAGTGGGAAGGAGAAGCTGGCGGCAAAATTCCCGCAGCGGCCCTCACTGCCCTCACCCGCGATGAAGATGCGCTTAATGCGATCGCATCCGGTTTTCAAATCCATATTGCTAAACCCGTTCAGCCCACCAAACTGATTGCGGTTGTGACAGAGCTTTTAGGCCTCAAATAG
- a CDS encoding anti-sigma factor, producing the protein MTPSLRPDNWQELLAGYVLGDLDPEELAQVQQLLADHPELGDEVRSLQATFDTLPYALEPQAPPPPLRSRIMAAAQSVPAAPPVIRSPNRRWRLVPWLGVGWAVTALALAALAVDNYRLRQAQEQLETVVASFSQPATRFYALAGTEAQPQASGRLVIDPALEAAAIVTDLPVLPEGQAYRLWALADSEPVYCGQFNSQPSHEMFIRWSLPDPACSLATAQLLITAESATAPLVPAGPLVLQSGS; encoded by the coding sequence ATGACCCCATCCCTCCGCCCCGACAACTGGCAAGAACTCCTAGCAGGCTACGTCCTGGGAGACCTAGACCCGGAAGAACTGGCCCAAGTGCAGCAACTGCTGGCAGACCATCCCGAACTGGGTGACGAAGTGCGATCGCTCCAGGCCACCTTTGACACACTGCCCTATGCGCTGGAGCCACAGGCCCCGCCACCACCGCTCCGCAGCCGCATTATGGCCGCTGCCCAATCAGTTCCTGCGGCTCCACCCGTCATTCGCTCTCCCAACCGTCGATGGCGGTTGGTTCCGTGGCTAGGGGTGGGCTGGGCAGTCACGGCCCTAGCCTTGGCCGCCCTGGCGGTGGATAACTACCGTCTACGCCAGGCCCAGGAGCAGCTAGAAACTGTAGTTGCCAGCTTTAGTCAGCCGGCCACCCGCTTTTATGCACTGGCCGGCACCGAGGCCCAGCCCCAGGCAAGCGGACGGCTGGTGATTGACCCAGCCCTTGAGGCAGCGGCTATTGTCACAGATCTCCCTGTACTGCCCGAGGGGCAAGCCTACCGTTTGTGGGCTTTGGCTGACAGTGAACCAGTCTACTGCGGCCAGTTCAACAGTCAGCCTAGTCATGAAATGTTTATCCGCTGGTCTTTGCCTGATCCAGCCTGCAGTCTGGCCACAGCCCAATTGCTGATTACCGCTGAGTCGGCTACTGCTCCGCTAGTTCCAGCGGGTCCATTGGTGCTGCAAAGTGGTTCCTAA
- a CDS encoding sigma-70 family RNA polymerase sigma factor, whose amino-acid sequence MDSCPVVSLVESADWGDSDFPGWLCVPWLFWTAGMPPDLSMPDPANLRQAADQTLVARLRAGQTDALGVLYDRYARLVYSLALRMLSNAEEAEDLTQEVFLAFWQRDKYDSERGSLSSFLVTFTRSRALDRLRNRSVRYRALERLQGLAQPSPRAETPLEKASLEERSQQIREALSQLPASEQQVLEIAYFEDLSQSQIAQKLNIPLGTVKTRCRQGLLRLRQILDDHR is encoded by the coding sequence ATGGACAGTTGCCCGGTTGTTAGCTTGGTCGAATCAGCAGACTGGGGTGACTCTGATTTTCCAGGGTGGCTATGTGTCCCCTGGCTATTTTGGACTGCAGGCATGCCGCCCGATCTCTCTATGCCCGATCCTGCTAACCTGCGTCAGGCCGCTGATCAGACTCTAGTGGCCCGCCTACGAGCAGGCCAGACTGATGCCCTGGGCGTGTTATACGACCGCTACGCTAGGCTGGTCTATTCCCTGGCCTTACGGATGCTGAGCAACGCAGAGGAAGCTGAAGACCTGACTCAAGAAGTCTTTTTGGCCTTTTGGCAGCGAGACAAATATGACTCAGAGCGGGGCAGTCTGAGCAGTTTCCTGGTCACTTTTACCCGCTCTCGGGCACTCGATCGGCTCCGCAACCGGAGCGTGCGCTATCGAGCCTTAGAGCGGCTGCAGGGGCTGGCCCAGCCCAGCCCTAGAGCCGAAACGCCACTAGAAAAAGCCTCTCTAGAAGAGCGATCGCAACAAATCCGAGAGGCCCTTAGCCAGCTACCTGCCTCAGAACAGCAAGTGCTAGAAATCGCCTACTTTGAGGACCTAAGCCAGTCCCAAATTGCCCAAAAGCTAAACATCCCCCTAGGCACCGTCAAAACCCGCTGCCGCCAAGGCCTACTCCGCCTACGCCAGATCCTCGACGATCACCGCTAA
- a CDS encoding ferritin-like domain-containing protein: MERRLTFPQKPHGLSVSRRRMVIGGLFAGATSAVGLSALAARPAKADDEAAANDAAILNGALYYEHQAIWAYSTAAGFLSNTDVGKAVLKLALANQADHKVHRDTLAEVITSLGGTPVDAESEYDLSAYLERGDGGLDSDANIAKLALALETDAAIAYATEVSMLKTPALITAGASIAATEASHATAIRAAFISLGMDIAFVPAPFFNGDNRDEWVIKV; the protein is encoded by the coding sequence ATGGAACGCAGATTGACCTTCCCCCAAAAGCCCCACGGCCTATCGGTTTCTCGTCGCCGCATGGTGATTGGGGGCTTGTTTGCTGGGGCGACCAGTGCCGTTGGGCTGTCAGCCCTAGCCGCCCGCCCCGCCAAGGCCGATGATGAGGCTGCCGCTAACGATGCTGCTATCCTCAATGGCGCTTTGTACTACGAGCACCAGGCGATCTGGGCGTACAGCACTGCTGCCGGTTTCTTGAGCAATACAGACGTGGGCAAGGCCGTTCTCAAGCTAGCTCTGGCTAACCAGGCCGACCACAAAGTTCACCGCGATACCCTGGCCGAGGTAATCACTAGCCTTGGTGGCACCCCCGTAGATGCGGAATCTGAATATGATTTGTCGGCTTACCTAGAGCGCGGCGACGGCGGGCTTGACTCAGACGCCAACATCGCCAAGCTAGCCCTAGCGCTAGAAACGGATGCTGCGATCGCATACGCCACCGAAGTCTCCATGCTCAAAACCCCAGCCCTGATCACAGCTGGAGCCTCCATCGCCGCCACCGAAGCCTCCCACGCCACTGCCATTCGAGCGGCCTTTATTTCCCTAGGCATGGATATTGCTTTTGTGCCTGCTCCCTTCTTTAACGGTGATAACCGTGATGAGTGGGTGATTAAGGTCTAG
- a CDS encoding form I ribulose bisphosphate carboxylase large subunit, translated as MSYSQTTTQSKSGYKAGVQDYKLTYYTPDYTPKDTDILAAFRMTPQPGVPPEECAAAVAAESSTGTWTTVWTDLLTDMDRYKGRCYDIEPVPGEDNQYICYVAYPLDLFEEGSVTNLLTSLVGNVFGFKALRALRLEDLRIPVAYLKTFQGPPHGIQVERDRLNKYGRPLLGCTIKPKLGLSAKNYGRAVYECLRGGLDFTKDDENINSQPFQRWRDRFLFVADAIHKSQAETGEIKGHYLNVTAATCEEMLKRAEYAKELDMPIIMHDFLTAGFTANTTLSHWCRDNGVLLHIHRAMHAVIDRQKNHGIHFRVLAKCLRMSGGDHIHTGTVVGKLEGDRAGTLGFVDLLRENYIEQDKSRGIYFTQDWASLGGVMAVASGGIHVWHMPALVEIFGDDSVLQFGGGTLGHPWGNAPGATANRVALEACVQARNEGRDLVREGGDVIREACKWSPELAAACELWKEIKFEFDTVDTI; from the coding sequence ATGTCTTACTCTCAGACAACAACTCAGTCAAAATCTGGATATAAGGCCGGTGTACAGGACTACAAACTGACCTATTACACACCGGACTACACCCCCAAAGATACAGACATTCTGGCAGCTTTCCGGATGACTCCCCAGCCTGGGGTTCCGCCCGAAGAGTGCGCAGCTGCTGTAGCAGCAGAATCCTCCACCGGTACCTGGACCACCGTGTGGACCGATTTGCTGACCGACATGGATCGCTACAAGGGTCGCTGCTACGATATCGAGCCCGTTCCCGGCGAAGACAACCAGTACATCTGCTACGTCGCCTATCCTTTGGATCTGTTTGAAGAAGGATCGGTCACCAACCTACTGACCTCCCTAGTAGGTAACGTGTTTGGCTTTAAGGCCCTGCGCGCCCTGCGTCTGGAAGACCTCCGCATTCCCGTGGCTTACCTGAAGACCTTCCAAGGGCCTCCCCACGGTATTCAAGTAGAGCGCGATCGTCTGAACAAGTACGGTCGTCCCCTACTGGGCTGCACCATTAAGCCCAAACTAGGTCTGTCGGCGAAGAACTATGGCCGCGCCGTCTATGAGTGCCTACGCGGTGGTCTAGACTTCACCAAAGACGACGAAAACATCAACTCCCAGCCCTTCCAGCGCTGGCGCGACCGTTTCCTGTTTGTGGCTGATGCAATCCACAAGTCCCAAGCAGAAACCGGCGAAATCAAAGGCCACTACCTCAACGTGACCGCCGCCACCTGCGAAGAAATGCTGAAGCGGGCCGAGTACGCCAAAGAACTCGACATGCCCATCATCATGCACGACTTCTTGACTGCTGGCTTTACCGCCAACACCACCCTGTCTCACTGGTGCCGCGACAACGGTGTGCTGCTGCACATCCACCGCGCTATGCACGCTGTGATCGACCGTCAGAAGAACCACGGTATTCACTTCCGTGTGCTGGCCAAGTGTCTGCGGATGTCTGGTGGTGACCACATCCACACCGGTACGGTGGTCGGCAAGCTAGAGGGCGACCGCGCTGGCACCCTCGGCTTTGTAGACCTGCTGCGTGAGAACTACATCGAGCAAGACAAGTCTCGCGGTATCTACTTCACCCAAGACTGGGCTTCCTTAGGCGGCGTTATGGCCGTGGCTTCCGGCGGTATTCACGTATGGCACATGCCTGCCCTAGTGGAAATCTTCGGCGATGACTCTGTACTGCAGTTTGGTGGTGGTACTCTGGGTCACCCCTGGGGTAACGCGCCTGGTGCTACCGCTAACCGCGTGGCGCTGGAAGCTTGCGTTCAGGCTCGTAACGAAGGCCGTGACCTGGTTCGTGAAGGTGGCGATGTCATTCGTGAAGCCTGTAAGTGGTCTCCTGAACTGGCTGCCGCTTGCGAACTGTGGAAGGAAATCAAGTTCGAGTTCGACACCGTTGACACCATCTAA
- a CDS encoding chaperonin family protein RbcX — protein sequence MDLKQAAKDTAKVLTSYLTFQAVKTVLNQLRETDPPRAFWLNAFSSKETLQDGEAYLDALLRENADLAIRIMTVRQTIAEEVCEFLPEMVTTGIQRANMEHRRCHLERITQMGSAELAAESELGQSPDSSSESSSSS from the coding sequence ATGGACCTCAAGCAAGCGGCTAAAGACACCGCTAAGGTGCTCACCAGCTATCTAACGTTTCAGGCAGTGAAGACTGTTCTGAACCAGCTTAGAGAAACCGACCCCCCTCGTGCCTTTTGGCTCAATGCCTTTTCTTCTAAGGAAACGCTTCAGGACGGCGAAGCTTACCTGGACGCATTACTTAGGGAAAACGCCGATCTGGCAATCCGGATCATGACCGTGCGGCAGACCATTGCCGAGGAGGTCTGTGAGTTCTTGCCGGAGATGGTGACTACAGGCATTCAACGGGCCAATATGGAGCACCGTCGCTGCCATTTAGAGCGCATTACCCAAATGGGATCAGCCGAACTCGCTGCTGAGTCTGAACTGGGCCAAAGCCCGGATTCGAGTTCTGAGAGTTCATCCAGTTCGTAG
- a CDS encoding ribulose bisphosphate carboxylase small subunit — translation MKTLPKERRYETLSYLPPLTDAQIEKQIAYILRMGYIPAVEFNENSDPEVYYWTMWKLPLFNARSTSEVLSEVQACRSEYPNCFVRVVGFDNVKQCQILSFIVHKPGSNNSYRY, via the coding sequence ATGAAAACTCTTCCTAAAGAGCGTCGCTATGAAACTCTGTCCTATCTGCCGCCGCTGACCGACGCGCAGATTGAGAAGCAAATCGCTTACATTCTTCGTATGGGCTATATCCCTGCGGTTGAGTTCAACGAAAACTCTGATCCCGAGGTCTACTACTGGACCATGTGGAAGCTGCCCCTGTTCAACGCCCGCAGCACCTCTGAAGTGCTCAGCGAAGTGCAGGCTTGCCGCTCTGAGTACCCCAACTGCTTCGTTCGCGTCGTCGGCTTTGACAACGTGAAGCAGTGCCAGATCCTCAGCTTTATCGTGCACAAGCCCGGATCTAACAACTCCTACCGCTACTAA
- a CDS encoding CAP domain-containing protein has product MARPHRSGAHRSHSHRSRPRFRFPGRLGWLLAFALLLSVAPQIENIENLDLPPQLQLQRRDPSSWQMGQPLSGANSINPRPLPEMRAYALELVNRDRKVNGLLPLVEDPLLHLAAQKHAEDMLERQFFAHVNLDGVTPSGRFRAVGGQMGAAENIYRQTGGSAAVSYSLAERVQKGWMESDGHRANLLSPGYRAFGYGVATSPAGDAIYAVQMFRPPTPVELLQGISRWAVDQLPMERFNQKEQ; this is encoded by the coding sequence ATGGCCCGTCCTCACCGCTCTGGAGCGCACCGTTCTCACTCGCACCGTAGCCGACCTAGGTTTCGCTTTCCCGGTCGGTTGGGGTGGCTCCTGGCCTTTGCCCTGCTGTTGAGCGTAGCCCCCCAGATCGAGAATATTGAAAATCTTGATCTGCCGCCTCAACTGCAGCTTCAGCGGCGAGACCCTTCAAGCTGGCAGATGGGCCAACCCCTCTCTGGGGCAAACAGTATCAACCCGCGCCCCTTGCCAGAGATGAGAGCTTATGCGCTGGAGCTGGTCAATCGCGATCGCAAGGTCAACGGCCTACTGCCTCTGGTCGAAGATCCGCTGCTGCATCTGGCCGCCCAGAAACACGCTGAAGACATGCTAGAGCGCCAATTTTTTGCCCATGTCAACCTTGATGGGGTCACCCCCTCTGGTCGCTTTCGAGCTGTGGGAGGGCAGATGGGCGCAGCCGAAAATATTTACCGGCAGACCGGAGGCTCAGCCGCTGTGTCTTACAGTCTGGCTGAGCGTGTCCAAAAGGGCTGGATGGAGAGCGATGGACACCGGGCCAACCTGCTCAGCCCAGGCTATCGAGCCTTTGGCTATGGCGTGGCGACTTCTCCAGCGGGCGATGCGATTTACGCAGTCCAAATGTTTCGGCCACCAACCCCGGTGGAACTGCTGCAGGGAATATCTCGGTGGGCCGTAGATCAGCTGCCGATGGAGCGCTTCAATCAGAAAGAGCAATGA
- a CDS encoding SDR family oxidoreductase encodes MAAPLSVLVTGATGRTGALVVEKLRQRPQTFSVRGFARSPEKAAQRFGSPDSFFFGDIRQPETLTAALSACQALVILTSAVPQMQGAPQPGQRPNFAFAPGEPPEVIDYQGQVSQIKAAQAAGVEHIVLVGSMGGTQADHPLNSLGDGKILIWKRKAEQFLIDSGIDYTVIRAGGLLDQPGGQRELLVGKDDTLLANPPDGIPTSVPRADVAEVVVQALLEPAARNKAFDLISKPEDAPGAAVTSDFKALFEQTTPGL; translated from the coding sequence ATGGCAGCTCCCCTCTCCGTACTGGTTACTGGCGCAACCGGACGCACCGGCGCTCTCGTGGTTGAAAAGCTGCGCCAGCGGCCCCAAACGTTCAGCGTTCGCGGCTTTGCCCGGTCGCCTGAAAAGGCAGCTCAGCGCTTTGGCAGCCCCGACTCATTTTTCTTCGGCGATATTCGACAGCCCGAAACCTTGACTGCCGCGCTATCGGCCTGTCAGGCGCTCGTGATTTTGACCAGTGCTGTGCCTCAGATGCAGGGAGCACCCCAGCCGGGCCAGCGGCCCAACTTTGCCTTCGCGCCCGGTGAACCGCCAGAGGTGATCGACTACCAGGGCCAGGTCAGTCAAATCAAAGCAGCCCAGGCAGCCGGGGTAGAGCACATTGTGCTAGTGGGTTCCATGGGCGGCACCCAAGCAGATCACCCCCTCAACAGCCTGGGCGACGGCAAGATCTTGATCTGGAAGCGCAAAGCCGAGCAGTTTCTGATCGATTCCGGCATTGACTACACCGTGATTCGAGCCGGGGGGCTATTAGATCAGCCCGGCGGCCAGCGAGAGCTGCTGGTCGGTAAAGACGATACGCTGCTGGCCAATCCGCCCGATGGCATACCTACCTCAGTTCCCAGAGCAGATGTGGCAGAGGTCGTTGTTCAGGCCTTATTAGAACCAGCGGCCCGCAACAAAGCCTTTGACCTAATTTCTAAGCCGGAAGATGCCCCAGGGGCAGCGGTTACTTCTGATTTCAAAGCTCTTTTTGAGCAAACTACGCCAGGTCTTTAG
- a CDS encoding thioredoxin-like domain-containing protein encodes MRVRAPELPQAGPWLNTLQPLSLKELRGQVVILDFWTYGCINCLHVLPDLQFLEQSYAPHLVVIGVHTAKFEHERSVASVESAIARYQIHHPVLVDCDRTLWDQYAVRAWPTFVVIDPHGYVVATLAGEGQRPTLEALVQQLITSQSDGTAVGPAAPLLPPPPALLTPLAFPGKVLADPQSDTLFIADSGHHRIVITRLDGTLVAVVGSGQAGWRDGEGQTAQFSSPQGMALDSQQQRLYLADAGNHQLRQIDLASLQVSTLAGTGAQSRVLFPHGGKALEVDLNSPWDLVQVGKTLYIAMAGSHQIWELDLAQGTAQTFIGTGAEFCVDGPPEVAAFAQPSGIATNGQHLFVADSETSSIRAITLAAPPQVQTLCGSGDLFEFGDVDGVGDQARLQHCLGLTQAAGTLWIADTYNHKIKRLDPITGTCQTIFGEGLAGHQDGAGIAAQFSEPAGITATQDYLYVADTNNHVIRRLHLPSFSVTTLPLPQLCSPQVCWPVFS; translated from the coding sequence ATGCGGGTGAGAGCCCCTGAACTGCCTCAAGCTGGCCCTTGGCTAAATACCCTTCAGCCGCTGTCCCTCAAGGAATTGCGGGGGCAAGTGGTGATTTTAGACTTTTGGACCTATGGCTGCATCAACTGCCTTCACGTTCTGCCGGATCTACAGTTTTTAGAGCAGAGCTATGCGCCGCATCTGGTCGTGATTGGGGTACACACGGCAAAGTTTGAGCACGAGCGCAGTGTGGCTAGTGTGGAGAGTGCGATCGCACGTTACCAAATCCATCACCCGGTGCTGGTAGATTGCGATCGCACCCTCTGGGACCAATACGCTGTCAGAGCCTGGCCAACCTTTGTAGTAATCGATCCGCATGGCTACGTCGTCGCAACCCTGGCCGGAGAAGGGCAGCGCCCAACCTTAGAGGCCCTAGTCCAGCAACTGATCACCTCGCAGTCTGATGGCACTGCTGTCGGCCCAGCCGCGCCTCTACTTCCCCCGCCTCCCGCTTTACTAACACCGCTGGCCTTTCCTGGCAAAGTGCTGGCCGACCCCCAGAGCGACACCCTGTTTATTGCTGACAGCGGGCACCACCGCATTGTCATTACTCGGCTCGATGGCACCCTAGTTGCTGTCGTGGGTAGCGGCCAGGCTGGATGGCGCGATGGCGAAGGGCAGACGGCCCAGTTCTCTTCGCCCCAGGGCATGGCTTTGGACTCCCAGCAGCAGCGGCTCTACCTAGCCGATGCCGGCAACCATCAGCTCCGCCAGATCGACCTAGCCTCGCTGCAGGTCAGCACCTTGGCGGGCACCGGAGCCCAGAGTCGAGTCCTGTTTCCCCACGGAGGTAAGGCTTTAGAAGTTGACCTCAATTCCCCGTGGGATTTGGTGCAGGTAGGTAAAACGCTTTACATCGCGATGGCTGGTAGCCACCAGATCTGGGAGCTAGACTTGGCCCAGGGAACAGCGCAGACCTTTATCGGCACTGGAGCCGAATTTTGCGTTGACGGTCCGCCTGAGGTAGCCGCCTTTGCCCAGCCCAGCGGCATTGCTACCAATGGCCAGCACCTGTTTGTGGCCGACAGCGAAACCAGTTCGATTCGGGCAATTACCCTGGCTGCTCCACCTCAGGTACAAACCCTCTGCGGCAGCGGCGACCTGTTTGAGTTTGGCGATGTGGATGGAGTTGGCGATCAAGCCCGACTACAGCACTGCCTAGGCCTGACCCAAGCAGCAGGCACGCTGTGGATTGCCGACACCTATAACCATAAAATTAAGCGCCTTGACCCCATCACAGGCACCTGCCAGACCATCTTTGGCGAGGGCTTAGCAGGGCATCAAGATGGCGCAGGGATCGCTGCTCAGTTCTCAGAACCCGCTGGTATCACCGCCACCCAAGATTATCTTTATGTCGCTGATACCAACAACCATGTCATTCGCCGCCTGCACCTGCCCTCGTTCAGTGTGACCACGCTGCCCCTGCCCCAGCTTTGCTCTCCTCAAGTTTGTTGGCCCGTCTTTTCGTAA